One region of Flavobacterium pisciphilum genomic DNA includes:
- a CDS encoding MFS transporter, which produces MKKSLIALSLGGLTIGITEFVMMGLLSDIALNMNVSIPVAGYLISAYALGVVIGAPLLVIIGRNYPPKKMLLILAMMLAVFNALSIIAPTYEILFASRLLSGLPHGAFFGVGAVVASRLADKGKEAQAVSIMFAGLTLANLIGVPIGTYIGHHFLWRYTFVLIAVIGLLTFLFIYLWMPNLESNTGESMKTQLQFFKRAEAWLIIAITAIGFGGLFSWISYIAPLLTNVSGFSPENVPYILILAGLGMVIGNFIGGKLADKFSPATTVMMLLLVMAIDLFLVYSFSSNQYVSLFLTFLTGCVSFSIVAPIQMLMIQTATGAEMIASAVIQASFNIGNALGAFLGGLPLVAGYSYASPNLIGVGMSVLGILITFIFIQRKKQTLQLQKI; this is translated from the coding sequence ATGAAAAAAAGTCTTATTGCGCTCTCATTGGGCGGTTTAACTATCGGAATCACAGAGTTTGTGATGATGGGTTTGTTATCAGATATTGCTCTGAATATGAATGTTTCAATTCCTGTAGCTGGATATTTAATTTCGGCTTATGCTTTAGGTGTTGTGATTGGTGCGCCCTTATTGGTTATTATAGGTAGAAATTATCCACCAAAAAAAATGCTTTTAATCTTGGCTATGATGCTGGCAGTGTTTAATGCACTTTCGATTATTGCACCTACTTATGAAATATTGTTTGCTTCGAGGTTACTTTCGGGCTTGCCGCACGGAGCGTTTTTTGGAGTGGGAGCAGTTGTAGCAAGTCGCCTTGCTGATAAAGGAAAAGAAGCGCAGGCAGTTTCTATTATGTTTGCCGGATTAACATTGGCTAATTTAATTGGTGTTCCAATTGGAACTTACATAGGACATCATTTTTTATGGCGTTATACGTTTGTTCTTATTGCTGTAATTGGATTACTGACATTTCTTTTTATCTACTTATGGATGCCAAATTTAGAATCGAATACTGGCGAAAGTATGAAAACTCAATTGCAGTTTTTTAAAAGAGCCGAGGCTTGGTTGATTATTGCAATAACTGCCATTGGTTTTGGAGGGTTGTTTTCTTGGATTAGTTATATCGCACCTTTGCTTACAAATGTTTCTGGGTTTTCTCCCGAAAATGTTCCTTACATTTTAATTTTGGCAGGACTGGGAATGGTTATTGGAAATTTTATTGGAGGGAAATTAGCCGATAAATTTTCACCTGCTACCACAGTGATGATGTTGCTTTTGGTTATGGCTATTGATTTGTTTTTGGTTTATTCTTTCTCTTCTAACCAATACGTTTCTTTGTTTCTAACGTTTTTAACGGGTTGTGTTTCGTTTTCGATTGTAGCACCAATTCAAATGTTAATGATTCAAACAGCAACTGGAGCTGAAATGATTGCTTCGGCAGTAATTCAGGCAAGTTTTAATATAGGAAATGCATTAGGTGCTTTTTTAGGCGGATTGCCTTTAGTAGCAGGATATAGCTATGCTTCACCTAATTTAATAGGTGTTGGAATGTCAGTTCTAGGAATACTTATTACTTTTATATTTATACAAAGGAAAAAGCAAACTCTTCAATTGCAAAAAATATAA